Below is a window of Humulus lupulus chromosome 2, drHumLupu1.1, whole genome shotgun sequence DNA.
TCTCTACTACCACCATAAAGCCCCAATTTTTTCAGTATTTGTTTCATCATAAAAAATCGCATCACGAGTTTCTCAAACTAAGCCAATTAGAATTTGAGTTACAAACACAACAATACTTATATaatattcaaaataatcattttatTAAATTCTAATTCTCTAAGAAGATACAACAACAAGTTTTgcaattttcttttttctttccaaTTTCAAAATCCTTTCTTAACAAAAGAATTACCATCCCCTTGttttccaatttttttaaaaaaaaaagtaacatcACCAACAAAACACATAATCTTTAATTGTACTATACTGCAACCAAGTGGGATACTCATCAAAGAAATCTGAATTAAATCATCTTAATGTTTGTTCAAATTTCTTGAATTATAAATCATGCTTTTATGGTTGACAATGAACCTTTTTGCAtaccattattttttttaatggaaaATTATGTTTTCATGGTTGATCACTATGTTGtttatcatattaatttattattagccTTTAAATTGAGAGGGTCATTACATATAAATTTACTATATttgatataaaaaaattatttatcatGATAAAAATATGAGAGgagcttatgtccttcatggacgtgaGCTTGCAACGCCCCTgttcataataataaaattattttggtCAACACTATAATTCATACCATTAAATCTATCATAATTTTGCAAGACACTCTACCATAAAAATGATACTTGTATAAACTATAATTAattactaattaaattaaattcaaataactaATTGTAAGAGAAGAAAAATATCGATTCATAATGAATTAAAGAACATTTATGCTATTAGGTTATATAAAATATAGATGCTGATAAATATTAAAGTGTATTCCGAGATGTCCGTTACTTTATATAAATATTGGTACAAGTTAATATTGATTTCTACatatttcaattaaattaaaataaaaatatttgataCTCGATAACTAAATTGCCctaataaaaatataacacattCTAATAAGATGTTAGACACTATAAAATACCTTATAGGAATGGTCTGTAAATGCTTGTGACTTAGCGTATTATTCCAATCATGCTTTTTCCTTAAATTAAAATAACACCATTCTTTCTCTGAAGGAGCTATCATTTTCAACTTTATAGTCTTTCTCTCATTTTTAGTTTATACATACACACACTGTTGTGCATAATACTTCGGGGACAAGTTAATAGTACAAGTTTGATGTAACCagaataaaaacaaaacacaattatttaattttagTACGAACCAACCAAAAAAACACAGTAATTATTCCTTACACATAACAAACCtacaaaaatataacataaaaataaaattatcagcCCCCCTAAATCCCCATCATCAACTTACAAAAGTCCAGAAACGACGTCGTAGTCTCCCCCCTTCTCATTACATACATTAGCTTACCTCTATTCTATATAGGCCCCATTCCCACCTAGATCCCACATTCCGACGTACTTTAACCTTTTaaaatttcaaaaccataaatatattgattataaaaaataaaaataattagtataatcgaaatttatttatttatttttgcaaaaaatcATTATAGCATCAACTTTTGTATTTTTCCAAgaaatttattatataaataaagGCGTCTAATTCGTTAATTTTAAAGAGGGTATCAAAACCTTGATGATTCATTTTCAACTTCTTCATCTATTCTAGCGAGCTCTCTCAAACCAAACCAAAAAACGACAGTGACCAACTGACCATACATATCCCAAACGACACTCGAAAACAAGAATGATAAACCAAGAACGACAACAAGGAGGAGGAGCACCGCACGGCATACTActggcggtggtggtggtggtggtgatagTTGTGCCATTCCTAGTCGGCGACCACGGCGAGGCACTGACGGAGGCCATCTCCGAGCTCCTAagccctctcggcctcctcctcctccccatAATCCTCCTTCTCACGATCCAGTTCCTCTCCTCCGACCGCGGATCCTTCGTCAACTCCATTTTCTCAACCGGCGAACCCGATTCGATCCACCGCGTCAGCGGCTCACCAGTTGGCGTCGCCTTGTTTCTCGTCATCATTCTCTTCCTTCTTTACAATCGCATCTCCTTATTCGGCGGCGACGATGATTCCGGCGACTAAAACGGTGCGTTTTACTGGATCTGACCTTTACTTTGGTCActcttttttaaataaatatttttaaaaaattatgttaGCACCACTGTACGTAGGTATAAATGGTGATTTTCACGCCGGTGAGTGATTGACATTGTAATTAACGCGTAAACCCAAGGTTAGAAATGGAATTTTCTGTATCAAGTTATTGTACTTAATCGACTTGGGTTGGGCCCGGGAGTGATGaactttaaataattttaaagttTAATTCCATAAATAGCCTCGGACTTTGCTTTCTTTGTTGACTGAGGAGAAAGAGGAGAAGGAGCCATTGTCGGTGCATGTAGCCGGAGCAGCCAATGATGGcggtggcggtggtggtggaCCGGTGGCTCTTCCCACTTTTATAATTGtcgttttctttttatttttttaaatttaaatttccaCATTTTCTGCTTTTTAATCACGCTTGCACGTGCTGTTCCATGCATTTGACCgctttttttcttattattttttaatttgaatgcATATGCATTACGTAATATTACTAATAAgtgtttttttttagaaaaattactaATAAGTGTTATACTATACAGAAAACTAGTATAGGGAATTGTAATTTGCTGAAGTGGGACCTATGAAATGAAAAAAGAACTGTAGGAGGAGAATGTGAgatttaaaatgaaattaaatattacgtataattaaatataataattataatgaaattaaatattacatataatttaatataataatagagctcaaataccaataatatgagttttttgttttttgaaagGCAATTATATGAGTTTAATTAGTATTTAAAAGGGTTTCTAAATCTGGAGAATAGGAATTGATATTTTGTGTCTCCTGATGGTACAATGTACATGCAGACCACTGAGTCTGACATAACATGTGTGGAATGGAGATAAAAGTTATAAGAGAAATGGAGATTATGAGCTATACTGGGGTCGAtttaattataagaaaatatatttaagaATAAAAACAATGGTAATTCTATGGTGCATATCTTCATGTATGCATTCgtgcatattttttgtatttttcggGTTATGAACAGTTTTTGATGCGAtttcttttataattatgtttattgtagttatttagagcatcctgtaaattttcaagaaattccgaataatttacaatgctgaaaattaggttcaaacaaaCTGTTTTTCACgtgtataaaaaaattaataacctatttgaacctaattttcggcattgtaa
It encodes the following:
- the LOC133819490 gene encoding uncharacterized protein LOC133819490, giving the protein MINQERQQGGGAPHGILLAVVVVVVIVVPFLVGDHGEALTEAISELLSPLGLLLLPIILLLTIQFLSSDRGSFVNSIFSTGEPDSIHRVSGSPVGVALFLVIILFLLYNRISLFGGDDDSGD